In Harpia harpyja isolate bHarHar1 chromosome 8, bHarHar1 primary haplotype, whole genome shotgun sequence, a genomic segment contains:
- the CHAF1B gene encoding chromatin assembly factor 1 subunit B has protein sequence MKVITCEIAWHNKEPVYSLDFQHGADGKINRLASAGVDTAVRIWKVEKGPDGKAIVEFLSNLARHTKAVNVVRFSPTGEILASGGDDAVILLWKLNDSKELEPLVFQDEDEAHLNKENWTVIKTLRGHLEDVYDICWTSDGNYMASASVDNTAIMWDVNKGQKVSILNEHKSYVQGITWDPLGQYIATLSCDRVLRVYNTQTKRVAFNVTKLLSGSGAEGEARSYRMFHDDSMKSFFRRLSFTPDGSYLLTPAGCVESGENVTNTTYVFSRNNLKRPMGHLPCPGKATLAVRCCPVYFELRRAFNKDEISQKSSPALFNLPYRLVFAVASGDSVLFYDTEQSFPFGYVSNIHYHTLSDISWSSDGAFLAISSMDGYCSFVTFEKDELGIALKEKPQINVRTSGATEKKVKKSQSHKVISPGSKLTEGTPPGRVTDPSTPTLQPRTPTAVGKDLPSTPVSIKNVPVSSSDERKISQSASQSTKVNQPRRITLNTLQAWSKTPRRVNLIPLKPDMTTSAYTDTVLIPPSSERERERPLPSDDSLQNPPASKRPRTEELSLSTSAEGQVSWNSNK, from the exons ATGAAGGTCATCACTTGTGAAATAGCGTGGCATAATAAGGAGCCTGTTTACAGCTTAGATTTCCAACATGGAGCTGATGGGAAGATCAATCGACTGGCCTCAGCAGGTGTGGACACAGCCGTTCGT ATATGGAAAGTAGAAAAAGGGCCAGATGGAAAAGCAATTGTGGAATTCTTGTCCAACCTTGCTCGCCATACCAAAGCAGTAAATGTTGTGCGCTTCTCTCCAACTGGTGAGATCCTAGCATCTGGAGGAGATG ATGCTGTTATTTTATTGTGGAAGCTGAATGATAGCAAAGAATTGGAACCATTAGTTTTTCAGGATGAAGATGAAGCTCACCTTAACAAGGAGAACTGGACAGTCATTAAAACTTTAAG AGGCCACCTAGAAGATGTATATGATATTTGTTGGACCTCAGATGGAAATTACATGGCATCTGCTTCTGTAGATAACACAGCTATAATGTGGGATGTCAATAAAG GACAGAAGGTTTCAATATTAAATGAACACAAGAGTTATGTCCAAGGAATAACCTGGGATCCTCTAGGCCAGTACATTGCAACTCTGAGTTGTGATAG GGTCCTGCGGGTGTACAACACGCAAACCAAGCGTGTTGCATTCAACGTTACCAAGTTGCTGTCCGGATCAGGAGCTGAAGGAGAG GCTAGGAGCTATCGGATGTTTCATGATGACAGCATGAAGTCATTTTTCCGCAGGCTCAGTTTTACTCCTGATGGCTCCTATTTACTCACGCCAG ctggCTGTGTTGAATCGGGCGAAAATGTAACAAACACCACATATGTTTTCTCCAGAAACAATCTTAAAAG GCCCATGGGTCACCTGCCATGTCCTGGAAAGGCAACTCTTGCTGTTCGCTGCTGCCCAGTCTACTTTGAGTTGAGACGAGCATTTAATAAAG ATGAAATCAGTCAGAAATCATCTCCTGCTCTATTTAATCTGCCCTATCGATTGGTGTTTGCTGTTGCTTCAGGAGATTCTGTGCTTTTTTATGATACTGAGCAGTCCTTCCCCTTTGGTTATGTTTCTAACATCCATTATCACACCCTGAGTGACATTTCATG GTCCAGCGATGGAGCCTTTCTTGCTATTTCTTCCATGGATGGATACTGTTCATTTGTTACCTTTGAGAAGGATGAACTGGGAATAGCACTGAAGGAGAAGCCACAGATAAATGTCAGGACTTCTGGTGCAacagagaagaaagtgaaaaagagcCAGTCGCACAAAGTCATTTCCCCGGGCTCTAAGCTGACAGAGGGGACTCCTCCTGGCAGGGTCACCGATCCCAGCACTCCCACCCTCCAACCTAGAACACCTACAGCTGTCGGTAAGGACTTGCCTTCCACACCTGTAAGCATAAAAAATGTTCCAGTCTCATCTTCAGACGAGAGGAAAATCAGCCAGTCAGCCAGCCAGAGCACTAAAGTAAACCAGCCCAGGAGGATTACTCTCAACACTTTACAAGCATGGAGCAAGACGCCAAG gagAGTAAACTTGATTCCACTGAAGCCAGATATGACAACCTCTGCATATACAGATACAGTTCTTATACCTCCTTCCTCAGAACGGGAACGTG AGAGGCCGTTACCATCTGATGACAGTCTTCAAAATCCTCCAGCATCGAAACGACCTAGAACTGAGGAATTGTCTCTTTCTACATCTGCTGAAGGTCAAGTCAGCTGGAATTCAAACAAATAA